ATTTACTATCTTTTAAAGTCGGGCAAATATGTCTCCTTCCATCTTCCCCTGTTTGACGAGATCTTCCTCTGGCATGCAGGAGGACCAGCAAAGGTCTTCCATCAACTTTCTACAGTACTCTGAGTTGCATTTTAATTTcggatcaattttttaaaaacttttttttttaaattacttttagaTATACACAATAGACAACGAAGGTAAATTAACCCAAAGTATTCTGGGAGATACATTGAAAAATGGTGATTATCGTTACCAAGTAACGGTGCGACACGATACGTGGTATGCTGTGGAACCAATGGAACAAACTCAGTATGTTCTCTTTGGAGCTGTTGTCATTCCAGgtaaatatatacttatatatatccAACTGTTCCAAAACAATACCTAACTAGATATTTAGTAATATCCATAACTTtacattaatatttcatattttatcgGTTCCAGAAAAGATATAGTGTAATCCGAGTgcattactgtagattccaaatCATTCGTAAATGCAGGTTATTTTTAACTGCAAATACATGCATTTCAAATTAGCAAGACATTTTTTGcacaaaattta
The nucleotide sequence above comes from Magallana gigas chromosome 2, xbMagGiga1.1, whole genome shotgun sequence. Encoded proteins:
- the LOC105343999 gene encoding uncharacterized protein, which translates into the protein MSADEEIDHLVRSLELIPHPEGGYFGEQYRTDRQVTFIQPNKFDGPRDGGSCIYYLLKSGKYVSFHLPLFDEIFLWHAGGPAKIYTIDNEGKLTQSILGDTLKNGDYRYQVTVRHDTWYAVEPMEQTQYVLFGAVVIPGWALQDWTQGKRADLLEKFPQHGELIKRLCKE